One window of Ailuropoda melanoleuca isolate Jingjing chromosome 3, ASM200744v2, whole genome shotgun sequence genomic DNA carries:
- the APBB3 gene encoding amyloid-beta A4 precursor protein-binding family B member 3 isoform X4, which produces MSVGPLASVRLSRSHARKRAPTWGSRGLFTRATPRRAALLGLVLSRPWDLARTPSRICAAPVGPASAERLGLWAQQIRRSSWAEIAGRRRPAGTRSGLCWARITCWPSFWSTAMMTCGGTRVLRGSQDCPLAGERYAMLQVLTIGMCPVAAPSGSAQPGRQEMQRTQARGRKGFGDFGPPRGDPSLVWRAHWTAGTLCPGMVRNPTSRAWNQGLRALLSFPLTRQCFAVRSLGWVEVPEEDLVPGKSSIAVNNCIQQLAQMRSRSRSQPPEGAWGEGQNMLMILKKDAMSLVNPLDHSLIHCQPLVHIRVWGVGSSKGRDSPISDPARDFAFVAGDKDSCMLKCHVFRCDVPAKAIASALQGLCAQILSERVGVNGDSPCSSLDPISPEDLPQQVELLDAVSQAAQKYEALYMGTLPVNKAMGMDVLNEAICTLTNRGDQDTWVPAMLSVSDSLMTAHPIQAEAGAEEEPLWQCPVRLVTFIGVGRDPHTFGLIADLGRQSFQCAAFWCQPHAGGLSEAVQAACMVQYQKCLVASAARGKAWGAQARARLRLKRTSSVDSPGGPLPLPLLKGGVGGAGAAPRKRGVFSFLDAFRLKPSLLHMP; this is translated from the exons ATGTCAGTGGGGCCGTTGGCGTCGGTGCGCCTTTCCCGGAGCCACGCACGGAAACGCGCACCCACTTGGGGATCCAGAGGCCTGTTTACACGCGCCACCCCTCGGCGGGCGGCGCTGCTCGGGCTCGTCCTTTCCCGCCCCTGGGATCTGGCTCGTACCCCATCTCGTATTTGTGCGGCGCCTGTTGGCCCGGCCAGCGCAGAGAGGCTGGGCTTGTGGGCACAGCAGATCCGGAGGTCGAGCTGGGCTGAGATTGCGGGCCGGCGAAGGCCGGCGGGGACGCGGTCGGGGCTATGCTGGGCAAGGATTACATGCTGGCCATCATTCTGGTCAACTGCGATG ATGACTTGTGGGGGGACCAGAGTCTTGAGGGGGAGCCAGGACTGCCCCCTGGCTGGAGAAAGATACGCGATGCTGCAGGTACTTACTATTGGCATGTGCCCAGTGGCAGCACCCAGTGGCAGCGCCCAACCTGGGAGACAGGAGATGCAGAGGACCCAGGCACG AGGACGGAAGGGATTTGGGGACTTCGGCCCCCCAAGGGGAGATCCTTCTCTAGTCTGGAGAGCTCACTGGACCGCAG GAACTCTCTGTCCTGGTATGGTGAGGAATCCTACATCCAGAGCATGGAACCAGGGGCTAAG GGCCCTCCTGTCCTTTCCCCTAACCCGTCAGTGCTTTGCAGTCCGCTCCCTGGGTTGGGTAGAGGTACCCGAAGAGGATCTGGTACCAGGGAAGAGCAGTATTGCAGTCAATAACTGCATCCAGCAACTGGCTCAGATGCGCAGCCGTAGCCGCAGCCAGCCCCCAGAGGGTGCCTGGGGCGAG GGTCAGAACATGCTGATGATCCTAAAGAAGGATGCCATGAGCCTGGTGAATCCTCTGGACCACAGTCTGATCCACTGCCAGCCTCTGGTGCACATCCGTGTGTGGGGTGTGGGCAGCTCCAAGGGCCG TGACAG CCCCATCTCTGACCCTGCCAGGGACTTCGCTTTTGTGGCGGGTGACAAAGACAGCTGTATGCTCAAGTGCCATGTGTTTCGCTGTGATGTCCCTGCCAAGGCCATCGCCAGTGCCCTGCAGGGGCTCTGTGCCCAG ATCTTGTCAGAGCGTGTAGGTGTCAATGGTGATTCCCCTTGCTCCTCCCTAGACCCCATCTCCCCTGAGGACCTGCCACAGCAAG TGGAGCTACTGGATGCAGTGAGTCAAGCTGCTCAGAAGTACGAGGCGCTGTACATGGGGACCTTGCCAGTCAACAAAGCCATGG GCATGGACGTGCTGAATGAGGCCATTTGTACCCTCACCAACCGAGGGGACCAGGATACCTGGGTCCCTGCCATGCTCAGTGTGTCTGACTCTCTGATGACTGCACATCCCATTCAG GCAGAAGCTGGTGCAGAGGAGGAACCACTATGGCAGTGCCCTGTGCGCCTTGTGACCTTTATTGGTGTTGGCCGTGACCCTCACACCTTTGGCCTCATTGCTGACCTGGGCCGTCAGAGCTTTCAGTGTGCAGCCTTCTGGTGCCAGCCCCATGCAGGGGGACTCTCTGAAGCTGTGCAGGCTGCTTGTATG GTTCAGTACCAGAAGTGTCTTGTGGCCTCTGCAGCTCGAGGCAAGGCCTGGGGTGCCCAGGCCCGTGCCCGCCTGCGGCTCAAGCGGACCAGCTCCGTGGACTCCCCAGGAGGtcccctgccgctccccctgctcaaaGGAGGGGTTGGGGGTGCAGGGGCAGCCCCTCGAAAGCGGggtgtcttctcttttcttgatgCCTTCCGCCTGAAACCCTCTCTGCTCCATATGCCCTAA
- the APBB3 gene encoding amyloid-beta A4 precursor protein-binding family B member 3 isoform X3 encodes MSVGPLASVRLSRSHARKRAPTWGSRGLFTRATPRRAALLGLVLSRPWDLARTPSRICAAPVGPASAERLGLWAQQIRRSSWAEIAGRRRPAGTRSGLCWARITCWPSFWSTAMMTCGGTRVLRGSQDCPLAGERYAMLQVLTIGMCPVAAPSGSAQPGRQEMQRTQARGRKGFGDFGPPRGDPSLVWRAHWTAGTLCPGMVRNPTSRAWNQGLRALLSFPLTRQCFAVRSLGWVEVPEEDLVPGKSSIAVNNCIQQLAQMRSRSRSQPPEGAWGEGQNMLMILKKDAMSLVNPLDHSLIHCQPLVHIRVWGVGSSKGRDFAFVAGDKDSCMLKCHVFRCDVPAKAIASALQGLCAQILSERVGVNGDSPCSSLDPISPEDLPQQVELLDAVSQAAQKYEALYMGTLPVNKAMGMDVLNEAICTLTNRGDQDTWVPAMLSVSDSLMTAHPIQSSQGPASARSSGDQAWCGQAEAGAEEEPLWQCPVRLVTFIGVGRDPHTFGLIADLGRQSFQCAAFWCQPHAGGLSEAVQAACMVQYQKCLVASAARGKAWGAQARARLRLKRTSSVDSPGGPLPLPLLKGGVGGAGAAPRKRGVFSFLDAFRLKPSLLHMP; translated from the exons ATGTCAGTGGGGCCGTTGGCGTCGGTGCGCCTTTCCCGGAGCCACGCACGGAAACGCGCACCCACTTGGGGATCCAGAGGCCTGTTTACACGCGCCACCCCTCGGCGGGCGGCGCTGCTCGGGCTCGTCCTTTCCCGCCCCTGGGATCTGGCTCGTACCCCATCTCGTATTTGTGCGGCGCCTGTTGGCCCGGCCAGCGCAGAGAGGCTGGGCTTGTGGGCACAGCAGATCCGGAGGTCGAGCTGGGCTGAGATTGCGGGCCGGCGAAGGCCGGCGGGGACGCGGTCGGGGCTATGCTGGGCAAGGATTACATGCTGGCCATCATTCTGGTCAACTGCGATG ATGACTTGTGGGGGGACCAGAGTCTTGAGGGGGAGCCAGGACTGCCCCCTGGCTGGAGAAAGATACGCGATGCTGCAGGTACTTACTATTGGCATGTGCCCAGTGGCAGCACCCAGTGGCAGCGCCCAACCTGGGAGACAGGAGATGCAGAGGACCCAGGCACG AGGACGGAAGGGATTTGGGGACTTCGGCCCCCCAAGGGGAGATCCTTCTCTAGTCTGGAGAGCTCACTGGACCGCAG GAACTCTCTGTCCTGGTATGGTGAGGAATCCTACATCCAGAGCATGGAACCAGGGGCTAAG GGCCCTCCTGTCCTTTCCCCTAACCCGTCAGTGCTTTGCAGTCCGCTCCCTGGGTTGGGTAGAGGTACCCGAAGAGGATCTGGTACCAGGGAAGAGCAGTATTGCAGTCAATAACTGCATCCAGCAACTGGCTCAGATGCGCAGCCGTAGCCGCAGCCAGCCCCCAGAGGGTGCCTGGGGCGAG GGTCAGAACATGCTGATGATCCTAAAGAAGGATGCCATGAGCCTGGTGAATCCTCTGGACCACAGTCTGATCCACTGCCAGCCTCTGGTGCACATCCGTGTGTGGGGTGTGGGCAGCTCCAAGGGCCG GGACTTCGCTTTTGTGGCGGGTGACAAAGACAGCTGTATGCTCAAGTGCCATGTGTTTCGCTGTGATGTCCCTGCCAAGGCCATCGCCAGTGCCCTGCAGGGGCTCTGTGCCCAG ATCTTGTCAGAGCGTGTAGGTGTCAATGGTGATTCCCCTTGCTCCTCCCTAGACCCCATCTCCCCTGAGGACCTGCCACAGCAAG TGGAGCTACTGGATGCAGTGAGTCAAGCTGCTCAGAAGTACGAGGCGCTGTACATGGGGACCTTGCCAGTCAACAAAGCCATGG GCATGGACGTGCTGAATGAGGCCATTTGTACCCTCACCAACCGAGGGGACCAGGATACCTGGGTCCCTGCCATGCTCAGTGTGTCTGACTCTCTGATGACTGCACATCCCATTCAG AGCTCACAGGGTCCAGCCAGTGCCCGGTCCTCTGGTGACCAGGCCTGGTGTGGGCAGGCAGAAGCTGGTGCAGAGGAGGAACCACTATGGCAGTGCCCTGTGCGCCTTGTGACCTTTATTGGTGTTGGCCGTGACCCTCACACCTTTGGCCTCATTGCTGACCTGGGCCGTCAGAGCTTTCAGTGTGCAGCCTTCTGGTGCCAGCCCCATGCAGGGGGACTCTCTGAAGCTGTGCAGGCTGCTTGTATG GTTCAGTACCAGAAGTGTCTTGTGGCCTCTGCAGCTCGAGGCAAGGCCTGGGGTGCCCAGGCCCGTGCCCGCCTGCGGCTCAAGCGGACCAGCTCCGTGGACTCCCCAGGAGGtcccctgccgctccccctgctcaaaGGAGGGGTTGGGGGTGCAGGGGCAGCCCCTCGAAAGCGGggtgtcttctcttttcttgatgCCTTCCGCCTGAAACCCTCTCTGCTCCATATGCCCTAA
- the APBB3 gene encoding amyloid-beta A4 precursor protein-binding family B member 3 isoform X2 — protein MSVGPLASVRLSRSHARKRAPTWGSRGLFTRATPRRAALLGLVLSRPWDLARTPSRICAAPVGPASAERLGLWAQQIRRSSWAEIAGRRRPAGTRSGLCWARITCWPSFWSTAMMTCGGTRVLRGSQDCPLAGERYAMLQVLTIGMCPVAAPSGSAQPGRQEMQRTQARGRKGFGDFGPPRGDPSLVWRAHWTAGTLCPGMVRNPTSRAWNQGLRALLSFPLTRQCFAVRSLGWVEVPEEDLVPGKSSIAVNNCIQQLAQMRSRSRSQPPEGAWGEGQNMLMILKKDAMSLVNPLDHSLIHCQPLVHIRVWGVGSSKGRDRDFAFVAGDKDSCMLKCHVFRCDVPAKAIASALQGLCAQILSERVGVNGDSPCSSLDPISPEDLPQQVELLDAVSQAAQKYEALYMGTLPVNKAMGMDVLNEAICTLTNRGDQDTWVPAMLSVSDSLMTAHPIQSSQGPASARSSGDQAWCGQAEAGAEEEPLWQCPVRLVTFIGVGRDPHTFGLIADLGRQSFQCAAFWCQPHAGGLSEAVQAACMVQYQKCLVASAARGKAWGAQARARLRLKRTSSVDSPGGPLPLPLLKGGVGGAGAAPRKRGVFSFLDAFRLKPSLLHMP, from the exons ATGTCAGTGGGGCCGTTGGCGTCGGTGCGCCTTTCCCGGAGCCACGCACGGAAACGCGCACCCACTTGGGGATCCAGAGGCCTGTTTACACGCGCCACCCCTCGGCGGGCGGCGCTGCTCGGGCTCGTCCTTTCCCGCCCCTGGGATCTGGCTCGTACCCCATCTCGTATTTGTGCGGCGCCTGTTGGCCCGGCCAGCGCAGAGAGGCTGGGCTTGTGGGCACAGCAGATCCGGAGGTCGAGCTGGGCTGAGATTGCGGGCCGGCGAAGGCCGGCGGGGACGCGGTCGGGGCTATGCTGGGCAAGGATTACATGCTGGCCATCATTCTGGTCAACTGCGATG ATGACTTGTGGGGGGACCAGAGTCTTGAGGGGGAGCCAGGACTGCCCCCTGGCTGGAGAAAGATACGCGATGCTGCAGGTACTTACTATTGGCATGTGCCCAGTGGCAGCACCCAGTGGCAGCGCCCAACCTGGGAGACAGGAGATGCAGAGGACCCAGGCACG AGGACGGAAGGGATTTGGGGACTTCGGCCCCCCAAGGGGAGATCCTTCTCTAGTCTGGAGAGCTCACTGGACCGCAG GAACTCTCTGTCCTGGTATGGTGAGGAATCCTACATCCAGAGCATGGAACCAGGGGCTAAG GGCCCTCCTGTCCTTTCCCCTAACCCGTCAGTGCTTTGCAGTCCGCTCCCTGGGTTGGGTAGAGGTACCCGAAGAGGATCTGGTACCAGGGAAGAGCAGTATTGCAGTCAATAACTGCATCCAGCAACTGGCTCAGATGCGCAGCCGTAGCCGCAGCCAGCCCCCAGAGGGTGCCTGGGGCGAG GGTCAGAACATGCTGATGATCCTAAAGAAGGATGCCATGAGCCTGGTGAATCCTCTGGACCACAGTCTGATCCACTGCCAGCCTCTGGTGCACATCCGTGTGTGGGGTGTGGGCAGCTCCAAGGGCCG TGACAG GGACTTCGCTTTTGTGGCGGGTGACAAAGACAGCTGTATGCTCAAGTGCCATGTGTTTCGCTGTGATGTCCCTGCCAAGGCCATCGCCAGTGCCCTGCAGGGGCTCTGTGCCCAG ATCTTGTCAGAGCGTGTAGGTGTCAATGGTGATTCCCCTTGCTCCTCCCTAGACCCCATCTCCCCTGAGGACCTGCCACAGCAAG TGGAGCTACTGGATGCAGTGAGTCAAGCTGCTCAGAAGTACGAGGCGCTGTACATGGGGACCTTGCCAGTCAACAAAGCCATGG GCATGGACGTGCTGAATGAGGCCATTTGTACCCTCACCAACCGAGGGGACCAGGATACCTGGGTCCCTGCCATGCTCAGTGTGTCTGACTCTCTGATGACTGCACATCCCATTCAG AGCTCACAGGGTCCAGCCAGTGCCCGGTCCTCTGGTGACCAGGCCTGGTGTGGGCAGGCAGAAGCTGGTGCAGAGGAGGAACCACTATGGCAGTGCCCTGTGCGCCTTGTGACCTTTATTGGTGTTGGCCGTGACCCTCACACCTTTGGCCTCATTGCTGACCTGGGCCGTCAGAGCTTTCAGTGTGCAGCCTTCTGGTGCCAGCCCCATGCAGGGGGACTCTCTGAAGCTGTGCAGGCTGCTTGTATG GTTCAGTACCAGAAGTGTCTTGTGGCCTCTGCAGCTCGAGGCAAGGCCTGGGGTGCCCAGGCCCGTGCCCGCCTGCGGCTCAAGCGGACCAGCTCCGTGGACTCCCCAGGAGGtcccctgccgctccccctgctcaaaGGAGGGGTTGGGGGTGCAGGGGCAGCCCCTCGAAAGCGGggtgtcttctcttttcttgatgCCTTCCGCCTGAAACCCTCTCTGCTCCATATGCCCTAA
- the APBB3 gene encoding amyloid-beta A4 precursor protein-binding family B member 3 isoform X8, which produces MLGKDYMLAIILVNCDDDLWGDQSLEGEPGLPPGWRKIRDAAGTYYWHVPSGSTQWQRPTWETGDAEDPGTRTEGIWGLRPPKGRSFSSLESSLDRRNSLSWYGEESYIQSMEPGAKCFAVRSLGWVEVPEEDLVPGKSSIAVNNCIQQLAQMRSRSRSQPPEGAWGEGQNMLMILKKDAMSLVNPLDHSLIHCQPLVHIRVWGVGSSKGRDSPISDPARDFAFVAGDKDSCMLKCHVFRCDVPAKAIASALQGLCAQILSERVGVNGDSPCSSLDPISPEDLPQQVELLDAVSQAAQKYEALYMGTLPVNKAMGMDVLNEAICTLTNRGDQDTWVPAMLSVSDSLMTAHPIQSSQGPASARSSGDQAWCGQAEAGAEEEPLWQCPVRLVTFIGVGRDPHTFGLIADLGRQSFQCAAFWCQPHAGGLSEAVQAACMVQYQKCLVASAARGKAWGAQARARLRLKRTSSVDSPGGPLPLPLLKGGVGGAGAAPRKRGVFSFLDAFRLKPSLLHMP; this is translated from the exons ATGCTGGGCAAGGATTACATGCTGGCCATCATTCTGGTCAACTGCGATG ATGACTTGTGGGGGGACCAGAGTCTTGAGGGGGAGCCAGGACTGCCCCCTGGCTGGAGAAAGATACGCGATGCTGCAGGTACTTACTATTGGCATGTGCCCAGTGGCAGCACCCAGTGGCAGCGCCCAACCTGGGAGACAGGAGATGCAGAGGACCCAGGCACG AGGACGGAAGGGATTTGGGGACTTCGGCCCCCCAAGGGGAGATCCTTCTCTAGTCTGGAGAGCTCACTGGACCGCAG GAACTCTCTGTCCTGGTATGGTGAGGAATCCTACATCCAGAGCATGGAACCAGGGGCTAAG TGCTTTGCAGTCCGCTCCCTGGGTTGGGTAGAGGTACCCGAAGAGGATCTGGTACCAGGGAAGAGCAGTATTGCAGTCAATAACTGCATCCAGCAACTGGCTCAGATGCGCAGCCGTAGCCGCAGCCAGCCCCCAGAGGGTGCCTGGGGCGAG GGTCAGAACATGCTGATGATCCTAAAGAAGGATGCCATGAGCCTGGTGAATCCTCTGGACCACAGTCTGATCCACTGCCAGCCTCTGGTGCACATCCGTGTGTGGGGTGTGGGCAGCTCCAAGGGCCG TGACAG CCCCATCTCTGACCCTGCCAGGGACTTCGCTTTTGTGGCGGGTGACAAAGACAGCTGTATGCTCAAGTGCCATGTGTTTCGCTGTGATGTCCCTGCCAAGGCCATCGCCAGTGCCCTGCAGGGGCTCTGTGCCCAG ATCTTGTCAGAGCGTGTAGGTGTCAATGGTGATTCCCCTTGCTCCTCCCTAGACCCCATCTCCCCTGAGGACCTGCCACAGCAAG TGGAGCTACTGGATGCAGTGAGTCAAGCTGCTCAGAAGTACGAGGCGCTGTACATGGGGACCTTGCCAGTCAACAAAGCCATGG GCATGGACGTGCTGAATGAGGCCATTTGTACCCTCACCAACCGAGGGGACCAGGATACCTGGGTCCCTGCCATGCTCAGTGTGTCTGACTCTCTGATGACTGCACATCCCATTCAG AGCTCACAGGGTCCAGCCAGTGCCCGGTCCTCTGGTGACCAGGCCTGGTGTGGGCAGGCAGAAGCTGGTGCAGAGGAGGAACCACTATGGCAGTGCCCTGTGCGCCTTGTGACCTTTATTGGTGTTGGCCGTGACCCTCACACCTTTGGCCTCATTGCTGACCTGGGCCGTCAGAGCTTTCAGTGTGCAGCCTTCTGGTGCCAGCCCCATGCAGGGGGACTCTCTGAAGCTGTGCAGGCTGCTTGTATG GTTCAGTACCAGAAGTGTCTTGTGGCCTCTGCAGCTCGAGGCAAGGCCTGGGGTGCCCAGGCCCGTGCCCGCCTGCGGCTCAAGCGGACCAGCTCCGTGGACTCCCCAGGAGGtcccctgccgctccccctgctcaaaGGAGGGGTTGGGGGTGCAGGGGCAGCCCCTCGAAAGCGGggtgtcttctcttttcttgatgCCTTCCGCCTGAAACCCTCTCTGCTCCATATGCCCTAA
- the APBB3 gene encoding amyloid-beta A4 precursor protein-binding family B member 3 isoform X5 gives MSVGPLASVRLSRSHARKRAPTWGSRGLFTRATPRRAALLGLVLSRPWDLARTPSRICAAPVGPASAERLGLWAQQIRRSSWAEIAGRRRPAGTRSGLCWARITCWPSFWSTAMMTCGGTRVLRGSQDCPLAGERYAMLQVLTIGMCPVAAPSGSAQPGRQEMQRTQARGRKGFGDFGPPRGDPSLVWRAHWTAGTLCPGMVRNPTSRAWNQGLRALLSFPLTRQCFAVRSLGWVEVPEEDLVPGKSSIAVNNCIQQLAQMRSRSRSQPPEGAWGEGQNMLMILKKDAMSLVNPLDHSLIHCQPLVHIRVWGVGSSKGRDSPISDPARDFAFVAGDKDSCMLKCHVFRCDVPAKAIASALQGLCAQILSERVGVNGDSPCSSLDPISPEDLPQQVELLDAVSQAAQKYEALYMGTLPVNKAMGMDVLNEAICTLTNRGDQDTWVPAMLSVSDSLMTAHPIQSSQGPASARSSGDQAWCGQAEAGAEEEPLWQCPVRLVTFIGVGRDPHTFGLIADLGRQSFQCAAFWCQPHAGGLSEAVQAACMDISWHLWALECGMLALYEFSLLFP, from the exons ATGTCAGTGGGGCCGTTGGCGTCGGTGCGCCTTTCCCGGAGCCACGCACGGAAACGCGCACCCACTTGGGGATCCAGAGGCCTGTTTACACGCGCCACCCCTCGGCGGGCGGCGCTGCTCGGGCTCGTCCTTTCCCGCCCCTGGGATCTGGCTCGTACCCCATCTCGTATTTGTGCGGCGCCTGTTGGCCCGGCCAGCGCAGAGAGGCTGGGCTTGTGGGCACAGCAGATCCGGAGGTCGAGCTGGGCTGAGATTGCGGGCCGGCGAAGGCCGGCGGGGACGCGGTCGGGGCTATGCTGGGCAAGGATTACATGCTGGCCATCATTCTGGTCAACTGCGATG ATGACTTGTGGGGGGACCAGAGTCTTGAGGGGGAGCCAGGACTGCCCCCTGGCTGGAGAAAGATACGCGATGCTGCAGGTACTTACTATTGGCATGTGCCCAGTGGCAGCACCCAGTGGCAGCGCCCAACCTGGGAGACAGGAGATGCAGAGGACCCAGGCACG AGGACGGAAGGGATTTGGGGACTTCGGCCCCCCAAGGGGAGATCCTTCTCTAGTCTGGAGAGCTCACTGGACCGCAG GAACTCTCTGTCCTGGTATGGTGAGGAATCCTACATCCAGAGCATGGAACCAGGGGCTAAG GGCCCTCCTGTCCTTTCCCCTAACCCGTCAGTGCTTTGCAGTCCGCTCCCTGGGTTGGGTAGAGGTACCCGAAGAGGATCTGGTACCAGGGAAGAGCAGTATTGCAGTCAATAACTGCATCCAGCAACTGGCTCAGATGCGCAGCCGTAGCCGCAGCCAGCCCCCAGAGGGTGCCTGGGGCGAG GGTCAGAACATGCTGATGATCCTAAAGAAGGATGCCATGAGCCTGGTGAATCCTCTGGACCACAGTCTGATCCACTGCCAGCCTCTGGTGCACATCCGTGTGTGGGGTGTGGGCAGCTCCAAGGGCCG TGACAG CCCCATCTCTGACCCTGCCAGGGACTTCGCTTTTGTGGCGGGTGACAAAGACAGCTGTATGCTCAAGTGCCATGTGTTTCGCTGTGATGTCCCTGCCAAGGCCATCGCCAGTGCCCTGCAGGGGCTCTGTGCCCAG ATCTTGTCAGAGCGTGTAGGTGTCAATGGTGATTCCCCTTGCTCCTCCCTAGACCCCATCTCCCCTGAGGACCTGCCACAGCAAG TGGAGCTACTGGATGCAGTGAGTCAAGCTGCTCAGAAGTACGAGGCGCTGTACATGGGGACCTTGCCAGTCAACAAAGCCATGG GCATGGACGTGCTGAATGAGGCCATTTGTACCCTCACCAACCGAGGGGACCAGGATACCTGGGTCCCTGCCATGCTCAGTGTGTCTGACTCTCTGATGACTGCACATCCCATTCAG AGCTCACAGGGTCCAGCCAGTGCCCGGTCCTCTGGTGACCAGGCCTGGTGTGGGCAGGCAGAAGCTGGTGCAGAGGAGGAACCACTATGGCAGTGCCCTGTGCGCCTTGTGACCTTTATTGGTGTTGGCCGTGACCCTCACACCTTTGGCCTCATTGCTGACCTGGGCCGTCAGAGCTTTCAGTGTGCAGCCTTCTGGTGCCAGCCCCATGCAGGGGGACTCTCTGAAGCTGTGCAGGCTGCTTGTATG GATATTTCCTGGCACCTGTGGGCATTGGAATGTGGGATGCTTGCACTCTATGAATTCAGCTTACTCTTTCCATAA
- the APBB3 gene encoding amyloid-beta A4 precursor protein-binding family B member 3 isoform X11 yields the protein MSVGPLASVRLSRSHARKRAPTWGSRGLFTRATPRRAALLGLVLSRPWDLARTPSRICAAPVGPASAERLGLWAQQIRRSSWAEIAGRRRPAGTRSGLCWARITCWPSFWSTAMMTCGGTRVLRGSQDCPLAGERYAMLQVLTIGMCPVAAPSGSAQPGRQEMQRTQARGRKGFGDFGPPRGDPSLVWRAHWTAGTLCPGMVRNPTSRAWNQGLRALLSFPLTRQCFAVRSLGWVEVPEEDLVPGKSSIAVNNCIQQLAQMRSRSRSQPPEGAWGEGQNMLMILKKDAMSLVNPLDHSLIHCQPLVHIRVWGVGSSKGRDSPISDPARDFAFVAGDKDSCMLKCHVFRCDVPAKAIASALQGLCAQILSERVGVNGDSPCSSLDPISPEDLPQQVELLDAVSQAAQKYEALYMGTLPVNKAMGQ from the exons ATGTCAGTGGGGCCGTTGGCGTCGGTGCGCCTTTCCCGGAGCCACGCACGGAAACGCGCACCCACTTGGGGATCCAGAGGCCTGTTTACACGCGCCACCCCTCGGCGGGCGGCGCTGCTCGGGCTCGTCCTTTCCCGCCCCTGGGATCTGGCTCGTACCCCATCTCGTATTTGTGCGGCGCCTGTTGGCCCGGCCAGCGCAGAGAGGCTGGGCTTGTGGGCACAGCAGATCCGGAGGTCGAGCTGGGCTGAGATTGCGGGCCGGCGAAGGCCGGCGGGGACGCGGTCGGGGCTATGCTGGGCAAGGATTACATGCTGGCCATCATTCTGGTCAACTGCGATG ATGACTTGTGGGGGGACCAGAGTCTTGAGGGGGAGCCAGGACTGCCCCCTGGCTGGAGAAAGATACGCGATGCTGCAGGTACTTACTATTGGCATGTGCCCAGTGGCAGCACCCAGTGGCAGCGCCCAACCTGGGAGACAGGAGATGCAGAGGACCCAGGCACG AGGACGGAAGGGATTTGGGGACTTCGGCCCCCCAAGGGGAGATCCTTCTCTAGTCTGGAGAGCTCACTGGACCGCAG GAACTCTCTGTCCTGGTATGGTGAGGAATCCTACATCCAGAGCATGGAACCAGGGGCTAAG GGCCCTCCTGTCCTTTCCCCTAACCCGTCAGTGCTTTGCAGTCCGCTCCCTGGGTTGGGTAGAGGTACCCGAAGAGGATCTGGTACCAGGGAAGAGCAGTATTGCAGTCAATAACTGCATCCAGCAACTGGCTCAGATGCGCAGCCGTAGCCGCAGCCAGCCCCCAGAGGGTGCCTGGGGCGAG GGTCAGAACATGCTGATGATCCTAAAGAAGGATGCCATGAGCCTGGTGAATCCTCTGGACCACAGTCTGATCCACTGCCAGCCTCTGGTGCACATCCGTGTGTGGGGTGTGGGCAGCTCCAAGGGCCG TGACAG CCCCATCTCTGACCCTGCCAGGGACTTCGCTTTTGTGGCGGGTGACAAAGACAGCTGTATGCTCAAGTGCCATGTGTTTCGCTGTGATGTCCCTGCCAAGGCCATCGCCAGTGCCCTGCAGGGGCTCTGTGCCCAG ATCTTGTCAGAGCGTGTAGGTGTCAATGGTGATTCCCCTTGCTCCTCCCTAGACCCCATCTCCCCTGAGGACCTGCCACAGCAAG TGGAGCTACTGGATGCAGTGAGTCAAGCTGCTCAGAAGTACGAGGCGCTGTACATGGGGACCTTGCCAGTCAACAAAGCCATGG GTCAGTGA